The following proteins are encoded in a genomic region of Vidua macroura isolate BioBank_ID:100142 chromosome 10, ASM2450914v1, whole genome shotgun sequence:
- the THAP4 gene encoding peroxynitrite isomerase THAP4 isoform X3: MAGHGPNTETPQLNPVMEPLSWMLGTWLSDPPGDGTFPTMKPFQYLEEVHISHVGQPMLNFSFNAFHPDTRKPMHRECGFIRLKPDTNKVAFISAQNTGLVEVEEGEVNGQELSIASHSIARISFAKKPHVEQITRKFRLNSDGKLEQTVSMATTTQPMTQHLHITYKKVTP, encoded by the exons AGACTCCCCAGCTGAACCCTGTGATGGAACCTCTGTCCTGGATGCTGGGCACCTGGCTCTCAGACCCACCAGGAGACGGCACCTTCCCTACCATGAAGCCCTTCCAGTACCTGGAAGAAGTGCACATCTCTCACGTGGGACAGCCCATGCTCAACTTCTC GTTCAATGCCTTCCACCCGGATACCAGGAAGCCCATGCACCGGGAATGTGGATTCATCCGCCTCAAACCTGACACTAACAAGGTGGCCTTCATCAGTGCCCAGAACACAG GTctggtggaggtggaggaagGGGAAGTGAATGGACAAGAGCTGTCTATAGCTTCTCACTCCATAGCCAGGATCTCCTTTGCCAAGAAGCCCCATGTAGAGCAG ATTACCAGAAAATTCAGGCTCAATTCTGATGGGAAACTCGAACAAACTGTCTCAATGGCAACGACTACGCAGCCCATGACTCAGCACTTACACATTACCTACAAGAAGGTGACACCCTGA